CAGAGTTTCATCATCAGTTTTTGATTTGCTTTTACCGTCTTCATGGCGTCGAGCTTGGCGATCTCGATGACGGCTTCCATGGATTCCAGGGACGGCTTGCACAGGATCTTCCTCTTGCGATGAGAAGCTGAGCTGTCAGAACTGCTGCCTCCATCGGTACTGTCAGAGTCGTCTTCTTCAGGTTCAGTCGATGGGTTCAGAGTCTCGAAGCAGATGATCCCTTCGAAGCAATCCTCCAGCCCGAGCTTCTTCAGAACCGTCGCGGCGTGCGCCTTGTCAGAGTTTGTGAATATCTGCAGTTGATTATCACACACACAAATCATGCAGTGCAATCGTGTTCTGAGAaatgattaaaatttgaaatgcaGGTGATTTCTCTTGCTGACATGGTAGAAATTTGGATGCTGGAAAACTATCAGGTATCAACTTACAATCTTCCTTTGTGGCAGTGAAAGCAGTAGGTGCCTCAAGACAGGGTCAGGCTTCAGCTTCTCGTATGGCAATGTGCCATGAACACAAGCGTGGAAATCGTCATAGTCGAAATCATAACCCAAGacctataaaaaaattaacgcAAAATTAAGAGACATAAATGGTATAGTATGCTAAAATTACTAAATAACCAAGGTGCAATGTGCTAGGACAGATATACCTTCAGTCCAGCCATTGTAGTTCCAAATTCCCTGTACAGATCAAGACACATCTTGGGAACAAGGCTCTCTTCAATCTGAAGCTTGTTCAGCATATAGTCTGAAATTTCATATATACCACTTATATGAACAAACAGATTTTACAGATCGCAAAATTTAGACAAATGTAAGTCTGAGAGCTTGATTTTACCTTGTATGTTCTTGCGGCAAGCTAAGTTGATTCCTAAGCTCAGTGGGTACAGAGTATCATCCATGTCTGTATATGTGTGACAGAATGTTAAACGTTCAGAAAGTTAGTGGCTGATAAGTAGATGGATGAAACTGTCAGGTAGGTACTTACCAAACAGCAAACAATCAAACTTGGCTCCAGCTGTGTAGGATTCCATCTTTACAGGTTTGCTAGAGCCTGCAATAAATTAACTGTGAGCACAGCAACCTTAAATCATTGAAAAATTGTATCATttgcaaaaataaaatgtttatagcatcatattgttataaatattactctacttttttttcctgtttcgATCGCATTTATTGGGAATTATAGTCCGTGCTATTATTATCTCCGGAAACTCAAAGGTTTGGTCTAGCAACACCATGGTCATGGTTATGGATCAGTCACATATCAACTAGTGTACAATACAAAAGAAGTTGCCAAATCAAACTATTAGATTGTCTCTGAAACAGCTGAAAACCGATGAAGTGTGAACAAGGGAAATACAGCCTTGCGACAATATGAACAATTAAGTAAGGGAAAACTCGAGTTATGCAAAGCATTCAGCGAATTTTGTAAGAAGAAATGGTGATCAAAACTAAATCTTTTCATAGAGACCAGTAAAAAAACTGTTTTCAGGTCTGTCCATGAACAATTAGACCAAAAAACATAAGAGAAAGCCATATGCAACTTGAAACTAGAGTAAGCTCAGAGAGGATCATGCTCGCTAATTGGTTCTCAAAGAAGCACTGAAAATAATCAAACTACATCAAGAACAAACTATAATGTCACCACTATCATCTGCTTAATTACAAATTACCAACTGTCTGAGAAAAGAAACGGAGGAAGAacactgaaagtctgaaacagcagcagagagagagagagagagagaaaaaaaacagcaaaTGGACATGCATGTACCTAGATGCTAAACGGAAGCACAACACAATGCCCTGGTTGATTCCATCTCACCTAGTATCCTCTATTTATACTAATCGTTGTGCTTATTGGAAGATGACACATGGTAGAGACAGCAATGGGTGTCTGAAAGAAGCACATACACACATCTCCTCCACCACACAACCAGCTAAATTTATTCAGGTTTCTTTGCTTTATTATCTTCTGGGATTAGTTGCTTTAGCTGTCATTTTTCCATCAAGAGAGCATCAGAGAGTGCCATCCTACTCGGCCACCTGTATATGAGTACTCTCACAGTGTTGAAAGATTTGCCCAAGTTGAAAGCTAACTTTAGCTTGGATGCAACCGACATAGTTGATAATTGGACATGGGTGATGGTGATGTGGCCTTGTCGTTGCCATCATTACAATGGTGTGATTAAGGTGATTAAAACGCATGATACGTGCTGAATAGTGATTAATTTCTTGGAGTCACCCTGGCATGGACTTGTTTGGTAATGATGTGTGAAAAATGTTGAAGTGTTAGTACTAAAGTGTGTCTTCTCCTCGTGGAATTTTTTGGTGCAATGTACCGTGCAAATCACATCGCTTTCGTTCCATATCTGTGCTGTTGATGTGCCGTGGTGATGTGTTCAAGCTCAAGAGCTAACTGTTTTCAGTGTTAAGTGGAAAAAAAGCTCACTGTTTTCAGTGTCCTTTTTTGTATGTGCAtcgcagagaaaaaaaaaagctgggcTAAGTGGGTTCAGTGCACGCATGAGCTTCAGTTtagaagaggaaaaaagaaagaaagatatgTAATCTTATACTATTGTAATATGATATTCCTTTTGTTATATGCGTACCTTTCTTTGTTTTGGATTGTTCTCTGCGTACCAATCAACAGAACAATCAATCTGTTGAAACGACGATGAAACAATGCTTAATTGCTTCTACTTTGATAAACACCCTCTCTTGATTCTGGCTTGGTTTACTGTTGCCTCCTTCCCTTAGGAATTTATACCATAGATATGCTAATCCGAATCCGAATCGAATCCAAATCCTAATACTACTTAGATTAATAAGTAATTAGTTAGCagtccttttttttaatcaactcTCGTTCACCTAGTCCTAATAGGATTAGagttacgtactccctccatcaaagCAGCGTTAACTTTTTTAGATACGTTTGGCTAttcatctctatctctactattataaaaactaaaaatgtttttgtctatattttggtacgtcatccgtatttgaatcggtttttaagttcgttcgtttttggaaatacaaatccgTGTTTAAGTTGGATTTTAAGCTTGTTTCCTTTTAGAAGTACAGGAAATCTTTTGAAAAAACTCTCATGCTAACTTAAGATGAAATACGGACTACTAATTGCAACTCACTAAAAAAATgtccaagcgaattcccacaaTGAATTTTACCCTAGCTAAACTGTAtagcaataataaaattaaaatagcatttaccCGTTGTAACACATGGGCATATTTTCTagtctttttaaaaattttatataattattatttattttgatatGATTTGATTCATCATTAAATTTTTCTAAGCATAACTTGTATCTTTGtatgtttgcaaaaaaaaaaagaataacatGGGTGGTTAAacgtatcttaaaaaaattaacagcatcatatattaaaaaataaaggtaATATTAcaacatactacctccgtttcaggttataagactttctagcattgtccacattcatatatatgtcaataaatctagacacattgacatatatatgaatgtggacaatactagaaagtcttataatataaaacttgacatatatatgaatgtggacaatgctagaaagtcttataatatgaaacggaggaagtaattccTTACTCCAATCTTCCTTTTGTTCTCTGTAACCTAACAGACAAAACAAACAATCTGTTGAAACAAAACCCAATTTTCTTTATCACCGAGAAAAAGCAAATCCCATTTGTATGCCCTGCACTTACAGTTCATGAGGTTAGGTTGCATTAGGCACCAATTAGGCAATCTCTTTTTTCAGTACGATGCAAAAGCCTCAGTGGAGATGAGCAACCTGTCCACTGACGATGGCTTTATATACATATCGCAACTAACCCAGCTGCACAGAAACGAA
The window above is part of the Oryza sativa Japonica Group chromosome 7, ASM3414082v1 genome. Proteins encoded here:
- the LOC4344018 gene encoding uncharacterized protein C24B11.05; translation: MESYTAGAKFDCLLFDMDDTLYPLSLGINLACRKNIQDYMLNKLQIEESLVPKMCLDLYREFGTTMAGLKVLGYDFDYDDFHACVHGTLPYEKLKPDPVLRHLLLSLPQRKIIFTNSDKAHAATVLKKLGLEDCFEGIICFETLNPSTEPEEDDSDSTDGGSSSDSSASHRKRKILCKPSLESMEAVIEIAKLDAMKTVFFDDSPRNIAAGKAAGFHTVIVGSSAAVAGADVALESIHNIKEAVPELWEAAGEHVQAQLAQAAVDLRSAAVETTVLA